The proteins below are encoded in one region of Planctopirus limnophila DSM 3776:
- the hpnH gene encoding adenosyl-hopene transferase HpnH encodes MSVPVRQMWTIASYVLKQRMLGNKRYPLVLMLEPLFRCNLACAGCGKIQHPVEILRKHLSPEECFAAADECGAPVISIPGGEPLLHPQIGEIVAGLVARKKFVYLCTNAILLEKHLHKFQPSPYLTFSIHLDGPQEEHDFAVCREGVYDVAISAIKTAIAQGYRVTTNTTVYNNAQPEALREMFDTLADLGVEGMMLSPGYQYEKAPIQTLFLQRQQTVSLFRKLFSNAKKRWKFNLSPLFIEFLQGAWNLECTPWGSPTYNLFGWQKPCYLMNEGYTRTFKELMETTHWPDYGRASGNPKCANCMVHCGYEPTAVAQTFGSWNGLYHTAIRTFFGPRQKNLPPLDEPPSSADSGSGTRQPLGEFVALSPLGNASSSGSSSRSSELAGVASCQLNSSPAAAS; translated from the coding sequence ATGTCGGTTCCTGTCCGTCAAATGTGGACGATCGCCAGCTATGTGCTCAAACAGCGAATGCTGGGCAACAAGCGATATCCGCTGGTTCTGATGCTCGAACCTCTTTTTCGCTGCAATCTGGCCTGCGCTGGATGTGGCAAGATCCAGCATCCCGTCGAGATTTTGCGCAAGCACCTTTCTCCCGAAGAATGCTTCGCTGCCGCCGATGAATGCGGTGCGCCGGTCATTTCCATTCCCGGTGGAGAGCCACTCCTGCACCCGCAAATCGGCGAAATCGTTGCCGGGCTGGTGGCTCGCAAAAAGTTTGTTTACCTGTGCACGAATGCCATCCTGCTCGAAAAACATCTTCACAAATTCCAGCCCAGCCCGTACCTGACCTTCTCGATTCATCTCGACGGCCCGCAAGAAGAGCACGACTTTGCCGTATGCCGTGAAGGGGTGTACGACGTCGCCATCAGTGCGATCAAAACAGCCATCGCGCAGGGCTATCGGGTGACGACGAATACGACGGTCTATAACAACGCTCAGCCCGAAGCCCTGCGGGAAATGTTTGATACTCTGGCTGATCTGGGTGTCGAAGGGATGATGCTTTCCCCGGGGTACCAGTACGAGAAAGCCCCGATTCAAACGTTGTTCCTGCAGCGACAGCAGACGGTTTCACTCTTCCGGAAGCTCTTTTCGAATGCCAAAAAGCGGTGGAAATTCAACCTTTCACCACTCTTTATCGAGTTTCTGCAAGGTGCCTGGAATCTGGAATGCACACCGTGGGGGAGCCCCACCTACAACCTCTTTGGCTGGCAGAAGCCCTGCTATCTGATGAATGAAGGCTACACCAGAACCTTTAAAGAGCTGATGGAAACTACTCACTGGCCAGATTATGGCCGCGCCAGTGGCAACCCCAAATGTGCCAACTGTATGGTTCACTGTGGCTACGAACCGACAGCCGTCGCACAGACATTCGGTAGCTGGAACGGCTTGTATCACACAGCCATCCGCACCTTTTTCGGCCCCCGGCAAAAGAATCTGCCGCCACTCGACGAACCCCCTTCGAGTGCTGATTCAGGGTCTGGAACTCGCCAACCTCTGGGAGAGTTCGTTGCCTTATCGCCACTGGGCAATGCGTCATCTTCGGGATCTTCATCGAGATCCAGCGAACTTGCGGGCGTGGCCTCGTGCCAGTTGAATAGCTCGCCAGCAGCGGCCTCTTAA
- a CDS encoding molybdopterin molybdotransferase MoeA, whose protein sequence is MPPLLDIPAALELISTSAHALAEETVPLHEALGRVTSQAILSPEPAPLFDKALMDGYAIRAEDLAQSAGLSTSSLSPSLRVTGLICAGQTPSKSLAAGEAIQIMTGAPLPSGTTAVVKIEGTTRKEDLVFIHESTAVGANLIRRGAVMQPGQLVLSAGQRLAPQHLAGLAELGIVTIPVKQKPTLAILATGDELVPPSEKPGPGQIRNSNETLLASLALQAGCEVQRLGIASDSLDELTLKIRQGLAADLLLLTGGVSAGMLDLVPQALTAEGVEKIFHKVDIKPGKPIWFGIKRQPKTCLVFGLPGNPVSSLVCFELFVKTALRKFSGITPTIAPAIEALAAVDEKYTSDRPTYHPAFIDSTGSSTTARTIPWQGSSDLQATLSANGMIYFPANSPPPKKGETLLAYRWC, encoded by the coding sequence ATGCCACCACTTCTGGATATTCCTGCCGCCTTAGAACTCATCAGTACCTCGGCGCATGCACTCGCCGAAGAGACCGTGCCTCTCCATGAGGCTCTCGGGCGAGTGACGAGCCAGGCGATTCTCAGCCCGGAACCTGCGCCTCTCTTCGATAAAGCTCTGATGGATGGCTATGCCATCCGGGCCGAAGATCTCGCACAGTCTGCCGGGTTATCTACTTCCTCTCTGAGCCCATCACTTCGCGTGACAGGTCTCATCTGTGCTGGCCAGACACCTTCCAAGAGTCTCGCAGCGGGTGAAGCGATCCAGATCATGACGGGGGCACCGCTCCCGTCCGGAACCACTGCAGTTGTCAAAATCGAAGGGACCACACGGAAAGAGGATCTGGTTTTCATTCACGAATCCACAGCCGTCGGTGCTAATCTGATCCGGCGTGGAGCCGTCATGCAACCGGGCCAGCTGGTATTAAGTGCTGGTCAAAGGTTAGCTCCCCAGCATCTGGCAGGTCTGGCCGAACTGGGGATCGTGACCATTCCAGTCAAACAAAAGCCAACACTCGCCATTCTGGCCACGGGGGATGAACTGGTTCCTCCCAGCGAAAAGCCAGGCCCCGGCCAGATTCGAAACTCGAATGAGACTTTGCTCGCCAGCCTCGCGTTGCAAGCCGGCTGTGAAGTGCAGAGACTCGGCATCGCCTCCGACTCGTTGGACGAACTCACGCTCAAGATCCGCCAGGGCTTGGCAGCCGATCTTCTCCTGTTAACCGGGGGTGTCTCCGCAGGTATGCTCGATCTCGTCCCACAGGCACTCACTGCTGAAGGTGTCGAAAAGATCTTTCACAAAGTCGATATCAAGCCTGGTAAGCCCATCTGGTTCGGGATCAAACGGCAGCCAAAAACCTGCCTCGTCTTCGGCCTTCCCGGCAACCCGGTCAGCAGTCTCGTCTGCTTCGAACTGTTTGTGAAAACCGCCTTGCGAAAATTTTCGGGGATCACTCCCACCATTGCTCCAGCCATCGAAGCTCTGGCTGCGGTCGACGAAAAGTACACGAGTGACCGGCCCACGTATCATCCCGCCTTCATCGACTCCACCGGCTCATCCACCACGGCCCGCACCATCCCGTGGCAGGGCTCATCTGATCTGCAGGCCACTCTCTCAGCGAACGGGATGATTTACTTCCCGGCGAATTCCCCGCCACCAAAAAAGGGCGAAACACTCCTCGCTTACCGCTGGTGCTGA
- a CDS encoding site-2 protease family protein: MESLDLILLLNPCLMALTLGSLQNILYVALGLGMVIFFHELGHFAVAKWCDVHVEQFSIGFGPAILAKRWGETVYALRAIPFGGYVQMLGQDDADPSQLTSEEIAADPRSFSSKPVWQRMAIISAGVIMNLITGLIFCAIAFAMGVESVPAIVGSVEPGHPAWVAGLERGDKIEKMGGRTIRSFEEVSISAALSTGPIDVEGRRRDDTPFKTVVVPDTSGNRPSIGVSFSSSLRLMKFLNGDPTVMPGTPAAAAEPPLQGLDLITHVDDVEVKSFQDLEDRLVSKGGETVTLTVRRPPVNAAGVPDLDAPGEEIKSRVGPGFFRTLGLSMDTGPVTAVRLGSPAQKAGFLAKDKIVKVGDRAIGTALNPLRLPDELSQMAGKEIEITVARQKDGGGNQEVVLKVTPESSPGWLDAPLRAGDALAIPAIGVAIQVVPVVLSVDPGSPAEAAGIKPGQRILKLALLPHPDEGSGPDAKTVEVDLGSDKEKNVNNWAFAFVQLQRYPLRKATLTIKEDSETRTIDLEPVADKEWPYPRRGFAMYPARTTQQAKSFSEAFKMGYANMEKSVLNIYMTLRSLFTGHLSVFELHGPLGIARAAYEISKLGISSLLIFLGFLSANLAVINFLPIPMLDGGHMVFLGYEAITRKKPNEKVQIAATYAGMAFVLGLMLFVICLDLFVHKF; encoded by the coding sequence TTGGAAAGCTTAGATTTGATCCTTTTGCTCAATCCCTGCCTGATGGCTCTCACTCTGGGCAGCCTTCAGAATATCTTGTACGTCGCCCTCGGCCTCGGGATGGTGATTTTCTTCCACGAGCTGGGCCACTTTGCCGTCGCCAAGTGGTGCGATGTGCACGTCGAACAATTCAGCATTGGCTTCGGCCCGGCGATTCTGGCCAAAAGATGGGGCGAGACTGTTTATGCACTCAGAGCCATTCCTTTTGGTGGTTATGTGCAGATGCTGGGGCAGGACGATGCCGACCCCAGCCAACTGACCAGCGAAGAAATCGCGGCTGATCCGCGGTCGTTCTCGTCCAAACCCGTCTGGCAACGCATGGCGATTATCTCGGCTGGTGTGATCATGAATCTCATCACGGGGCTGATCTTCTGTGCGATTGCGTTTGCCATGGGTGTGGAATCTGTCCCCGCGATTGTCGGCAGTGTAGAACCTGGTCATCCCGCCTGGGTGGCTGGGCTCGAACGTGGCGACAAGATTGAGAAAATGGGCGGGCGAACCATCCGATCGTTCGAAGAAGTTTCCATCAGTGCTGCTCTTTCGACGGGCCCGATTGATGTCGAAGGTCGCCGACGTGACGACACACCGTTCAAAACTGTTGTCGTCCCCGATACCAGCGGCAACCGTCCATCGATTGGTGTGAGCTTCAGTTCTTCTTTGCGATTGATGAAGTTCTTGAATGGTGATCCCACTGTGATGCCGGGTACGCCCGCCGCAGCTGCCGAGCCACCACTTCAGGGGCTCGACCTGATCACACACGTGGATGATGTTGAAGTGAAATCCTTCCAGGATCTCGAAGATCGACTTGTATCTAAAGGTGGTGAAACGGTCACGCTCACCGTTCGCCGCCCTCCCGTGAATGCCGCCGGCGTTCCCGATCTCGATGCTCCTGGTGAAGAGATCAAATCACGCGTGGGCCCAGGTTTCTTCCGCACTCTGGGGCTCTCGATGGATACCGGCCCAGTTACGGCTGTCCGCCTTGGTTCCCCTGCACAAAAGGCCGGTTTTCTGGCCAAGGATAAGATTGTGAAAGTGGGCGACCGGGCGATTGGCACGGCTCTCAATCCGTTGCGTCTGCCTGACGAATTAAGCCAGATGGCTGGTAAAGAAATCGAAATCACAGTCGCTCGTCAGAAGGATGGCGGCGGTAATCAGGAAGTGGTTCTCAAGGTCACTCCCGAGTCCAGTCCTGGCTGGCTCGATGCGCCTTTGCGTGCCGGCGATGCACTGGCCATTCCTGCGATTGGTGTCGCCATTCAGGTTGTGCCCGTCGTCCTGAGTGTTGATCCCGGTTCTCCTGCGGAAGCTGCGGGGATCAAACCCGGTCAGCGGATCCTCAAGCTGGCTCTGCTTCCTCACCCGGATGAAGGATCAGGCCCGGATGCCAAAACGGTTGAAGTCGATCTGGGGAGCGATAAAGAGAAAAACGTCAACAACTGGGCTTTCGCCTTCGTGCAACTTCAGAGGTATCCACTTCGCAAAGCGACGTTGACCATCAAGGAAGATTCCGAAACTCGAACGATTGATCTCGAACCTGTGGCCGATAAGGAATGGCCTTACCCACGCCGTGGATTTGCGATGTATCCGGCTCGCACGACCCAGCAGGCGAAGTCTTTCAGCGAAGCGTTCAAGATGGGCTATGCCAACATGGAGAAGTCTGTACTGAATATCTACATGACTTTGCGCAGCCTCTTCACCGGGCATTTGAGTGTCTTTGAATTGCACGGCCCCTTAGGGATTGCCCGCGCTGCTTATGAGATTTCCAAACTGGGAATTTCGTCACTGCTGATTTTCCTGGGCTTTTTGAGTGCGAACCTGGCGGTGATTAACTTCCTGCCGATTCCGATGCTCGATGGTGGACACATGGTCTTCCTGGGTTACGAAGCGATCACCCGCAAAAAACCCAATGAAAAGGTGCAGATTGCTGCCACTTATGCCGGCATGGCCTTTGTCCTGGGACTGATGCTCTTTGTCATCTGCCTCGATCTGTTTGTCCACAAGTTCTAA
- a CDS encoding 1-deoxy-D-xylulose-5-phosphate reductoisomerase, whose amino-acid sequence MKQIALLGSTGSIGLSTLDVVRSDPASFQLFALAAHRRVQELASQCHEFHPRYAVIADPSLAGEIDRSLFPPETQLLFGEEGIEQVATDPQVGIVVSAIVGAAGLKGTWAAAQSGKRVALANKESLVVAGALVTNAAKASGGEILPVDSEHSAIFQCLAAGNRHEVARIHLTASGGPFRKSSRAELDKVTVAAALDHPTWKMGPKITIDSATMMNKALEVIEARWLFDASVDELNVVVHPQSIIHSLVEYVDGSILAQLSPPDMRLPIQYALSWPQRKSGFARKMNWFESQTMEFFPPDFDRFPALKLGFEVAAAGGGSGAVLNAANEVAVERFLNNDLKFMKIPQVCGEVLAAHTHSTNPSLSELLALDAWAREETRRWKA is encoded by the coding sequence ATGAAGCAGATTGCCCTGCTGGGTTCAACTGGTTCGATCGGCTTAAGCACACTCGATGTGGTCCGCAGTGACCCAGCATCGTTTCAACTCTTTGCACTTGCCGCTCATCGTCGCGTGCAGGAACTCGCCTCGCAATGCCACGAATTTCATCCGCGCTATGCCGTCATTGCCGATCCATCGCTGGCGGGTGAGATCGATCGATCGCTGTTTCCCCCTGAGACTCAACTGCTGTTTGGCGAAGAAGGGATCGAGCAGGTCGCAACCGATCCTCAGGTCGGGATTGTCGTTTCGGCAATTGTCGGGGCCGCCGGCCTCAAGGGAACCTGGGCCGCCGCACAATCGGGCAAACGGGTCGCTTTGGCCAATAAAGAAAGCCTGGTTGTCGCTGGTGCACTCGTCACCAATGCGGCGAAGGCTTCTGGCGGTGAAATTCTGCCTGTTGACAGTGAACACAGCGCGATCTTTCAGTGCCTCGCTGCCGGGAATCGCCACGAGGTGGCCCGCATTCATTTGACGGCCAGTGGTGGGCCTTTTCGCAAGTCCTCACGTGCCGAACTCGACAAGGTGACAGTTGCTGCTGCCCTCGATCATCCCACCTGGAAGATGGGTCCGAAGATCACCATCGACAGTGCGACAATGATGAACAAGGCCCTCGAAGTGATCGAAGCCCGCTGGCTGTTCGATGCCAGCGTGGACGAGTTAAACGTCGTGGTGCATCCCCAATCGATCATTCACTCGCTGGTGGAATATGTGGATGGCTCGATTTTGGCTCAGCTTTCTCCGCCCGATATGCGCCTGCCCATTCAATATGCGTTATCATGGCCCCAGCGAAAATCTGGTTTTGCTCGTAAGATGAACTGGTTCGAATCTCAGACGATGGAGTTTTTCCCCCCTGATTTCGACCGGTTTCCTGCCTTGAAGCTGGGTTTTGAAGTTGCTGCAGCCGGTGGCGGCAGCGGAGCAGTGCTGAATGCGGCCAACGAAGTCGCTGTCGAACGATTTTTAAATAACGATTTGAAGTTCATGAAGATTCCCCAGGTTTGTGGGGAAGTACTAGCCGCGCACACGCACTCCACCAATCCTTCACTGAGTGAATTGTTGGCACTGGATGCCTGGGCACGCGAGGAGACGCGACGTTGGAAAGCTTAG
- a CDS encoding sodium:proton antiporter, giving the protein MNPLANCNAGATRVFPRTLLSLAIMGLLLAGMLFLSEGSSALAQETSPVQESVPHAADHTKSDKHHSEKDSHTGDAHAGHEPLGKLVSKFSTVPFALLLLSIAAFPLINPHWWEHNSNKGIVVAILSIPVAIYLTMFGEAGLHTLEHSGKEYVSFLLLLGSLFVISGGIYVRGSLAGTPVVNSLLLGFGTAIASFVGTTGASMLLIRPLLRANSSRTRVTHTVVFFIFMVSNSGGLLTPLGDPPLFLGFLKGVPFEWTLRLWPQWLMVNLILLVVYFLWDQIAFRKESHLPGTSSESQTPKEALGLEGWHNLAFLLGIVVVIYASGQGLGNGGKAWPWGIQELLMLLLLLGSYFMTSPALRAKNHFGFGPIIEVAVLFAGIFVTMIPALAILNSEGKNLGLSTEWQYFWATGILSSFLDNAPTYLTFAATAAGIANVPLEGPYLRLFLETGPEAHAILAAISCGAVLMGANTYIGNGPNFMVKAIAEENNIRMPSFFGYMAYSGLILLPIFVLMTFVFFI; this is encoded by the coding sequence ATGAACCCCTTGGCCAATTGCAATGCAGGAGCCACACGCGTTTTCCCGCGAACTTTGTTGAGCCTTGCAATCATGGGCCTGCTGCTCGCAGGAATGTTGTTCTTGAGTGAAGGAAGTTCGGCCTTAGCGCAGGAAACGTCACCGGTTCAGGAATCTGTACCTCATGCGGCAGATCACACAAAATCGGATAAACACCATTCTGAAAAAGATTCTCATACGGGTGATGCACATGCCGGGCATGAACCGTTGGGGAAGCTGGTTTCGAAGTTCTCAACAGTTCCATTTGCCCTGTTGCTGCTTTCCATTGCCGCCTTCCCGCTGATCAATCCGCACTGGTGGGAGCACAATTCGAACAAAGGGATTGTGGTCGCGATCCTGTCGATCCCCGTGGCGATTTATCTCACCATGTTTGGGGAAGCCGGTCTGCATACCCTCGAGCACAGTGGTAAAGAATATGTCTCCTTCCTGCTGCTGCTGGGTTCGTTGTTTGTCATCAGTGGGGGCATCTATGTGCGTGGGTCATTGGCCGGTACGCCCGTAGTGAACAGTCTGCTCCTGGGCTTTGGAACCGCCATTGCCAGTTTTGTCGGAACAACGGGCGCATCGATGCTGCTGATTCGCCCGCTACTCAGGGCCAATAGTTCCCGCACACGCGTCACGCATACGGTGGTGTTCTTTATCTTCATGGTCTCGAATAGTGGCGGCCTGCTGACACCTTTGGGCGATCCCCCATTGTTTCTTGGATTCTTGAAGGGTGTTCCCTTTGAATGGACACTCAGACTCTGGCCTCAATGGCTCATGGTGAATCTCATTCTGCTGGTGGTCTATTTCCTGTGGGATCAGATCGCTTTTCGGAAAGAGTCTCATCTGCCAGGCACGTCCAGCGAGTCGCAAACCCCCAAAGAAGCCCTGGGGCTCGAAGGCTGGCACAATCTGGCCTTTCTGCTGGGAATTGTCGTCGTGATCTATGCCAGCGGCCAGGGCCTGGGGAATGGAGGCAAAGCCTGGCCATGGGGAATTCAGGAACTGCTGATGCTGCTCCTGTTGCTGGGTAGTTACTTCATGACCAGCCCTGCTCTGCGAGCAAAAAATCATTTCGGATTCGGGCCGATTATCGAGGTGGCCGTGCTCTTTGCGGGTATTTTCGTCACGATGATTCCGGCTCTGGCCATTCTGAACTCTGAAGGCAAGAACCTGGGGCTCTCGACCGAGTGGCAATACTTCTGGGCGACGGGCATTCTTTCCAGCTTTCTGGATAACGCGCCGACCTACCTCACATTTGCCGCCACTGCCGCCGGCATTGCCAATGTCCCATTGGAGGGGCCTTACCTGAGGCTATTTCTGGAGACCGGTCCCGAGGCTCACGCCATTCTGGCGGCCATCAGTTGTGGAGCCGTCCTCATGGGGGCGAACACATATATTGGCAACGGGCCTAACTTTATGGTCAAAGCGATTGCCGAGGAAAACAACATCCGCATGCCCTCGTTCTTTGGATATATGGCCTACTCGGGATTGATTCTGCTGCCGATTTTCGTGTTGATGACGTTTGTCTTTTTCATCTGA
- a CDS encoding TerC family protein, whose translation MTVLVWAGFIILVLLILAFDLGAFSRGSHRVISARQALFRTGVYFALSCLFTVFVYYAYENHWFELGRWETSTAEAAASPESSSEKALTTTSTEATASVENRTADKKTAATPPESGQLTESQSAGGPSTDAHPTDAHSTSAESSPAHSNSSGRAKHHRLEIAFPFEPSASSGDSDEEPTGLPENGSEAAIMYFTGYLVEQSLSMDNIFVIALILSFFQVPAAYQHRVLFWGIIGALVMRGVMIALGAAIIQRFDWVIYIFGALLIYTAVKMLFAHDEELDLEQNRLVKFIRRIIPVYPGFVGDHFFTKLDGKLAVTPLFVALMMVESTDLLFAVDSIPAVFGITQDPFLVFSSNVFAILGLRSLYFALVDLLDRFRFLKYSLVAILFFVGSKMLAHHYIVFSPFVSLFVIAVFLGLGIGASFVVPAPPHEEKVEPAQEPS comes from the coding sequence ATGACGGTTTTGGTCTGGGCTGGATTCATCATCCTCGTGCTGTTGATCCTGGCCTTCGACCTGGGGGCCTTCAGTCGAGGCTCGCATCGAGTCATCAGTGCCCGGCAAGCCCTCTTCCGCACAGGTGTCTATTTCGCACTTTCCTGCCTGTTTACAGTCTTTGTTTACTACGCGTACGAAAATCACTGGTTTGAATTGGGCCGCTGGGAAACTTCGACCGCAGAAGCCGCAGCCAGCCCGGAATCTTCCAGCGAAAAGGCCTTGACGACCACTTCGACCGAAGCCACCGCCTCCGTCGAGAACCGCACAGCAGACAAAAAAACTGCCGCCACTCCACCGGAATCTGGCCAGCTCACCGAGAGTCAATCGGCTGGAGGGCCATCGACTGATGCTCATCCCACGGATGCTCATTCCACATCTGCCGAGTCCTCTCCTGCCCACTCCAATTCTTCGGGCCGTGCGAAACATCACCGGTTAGAGATTGCGTTTCCCTTCGAACCTTCGGCCAGCAGTGGCGACAGCGACGAAGAGCCGACAGGTTTGCCAGAAAATGGCAGTGAAGCAGCCATCATGTACTTTACGGGCTATCTGGTCGAACAGAGCCTGAGTATGGACAACATCTTTGTCATTGCGCTGATTCTGTCGTTCTTCCAGGTTCCCGCGGCTTATCAGCACCGCGTCCTCTTCTGGGGAATCATTGGTGCACTGGTCATGCGTGGAGTGATGATTGCCCTGGGAGCAGCCATCATTCAGCGCTTCGACTGGGTCATTTACATCTTCGGCGCTCTGCTGATCTACACTGCCGTCAAGATGCTCTTTGCTCACGACGAAGAACTCGATCTTGAGCAGAATCGCCTCGTCAAATTCATCCGGCGGATCATCCCCGTGTACCCCGGTTTTGTGGGGGATCATTTCTTCACAAAACTCGATGGCAAACTGGCTGTCACCCCACTCTTTGTCGCTTTAATGATGGTGGAAAGCACTGACCTGCTCTTTGCTGTTGATTCGATTCCTGCGGTCTTCGGCATCACCCAGGATCCTTTTCTGGTCTTCAGCTCGAACGTCTTCGCGATTCTGGGATTGAGATCGCTGTACTTTGCTCTCGTTGATCTGCTCGATCGCTTCCGGTTTCTGAAGTACAGCCTGGTTGCCATTCTGTTCTTTGTCGGCTCCAAAATGCTGGCTCACCATTACATCGTCTTCTCGCCTTTTGTTTCGCTCTTTGTGATTGCGGTCTTCCTGGGCTTAGGAATTGGAGCCTCGTTTGTGGTCCCTGCTCCGCCACACGAAGAAAAGGTCGAACCGGCTCAAGAACCCAGTTGA
- a CDS encoding Hpt domain-containing response regulator → MRTVLVVEDTPAMQRFLGEVFVRNGDRVELAGNGIEAIAKIRRKPFDVVIMDLQMPVMNGFQAAIAIRLMPDETRASVPIVAISAHSEPTLAVSCIDAGMDDLLLKPLTAEVLLQSVEQIAVRSRQREQWRLLHPDYIPQAKAFAESLGGRNHSSKEPADPTRLVKKKSFFDNNHDSLRQQTMNQRPQESRPLQNRSREDWSENSESHCRELQEFTPRFSYEMSDRQSQSETLTTSQPLFDAERVMRNLGVDRNLLMMLAGFFIESVPPMLQDLTSANERQNAADMQRKAHSLRGLAATFSPPEILDLARQIELAAQNGHIEEAAELLPYLRQGLAQLTTELQSYRQSELDDSQS, encoded by the coding sequence ATGCGTACTGTGCTGGTGGTCGAAGACACGCCCGCCATGCAAAGATTTCTGGGGGAAGTCTTTGTGCGGAATGGAGATCGTGTCGAACTTGCAGGGAATGGCATTGAGGCAATTGCCAAAATTCGCAGAAAGCCATTTGACGTCGTTATCATGGATCTGCAGATGCCCGTCATGAATGGCTTTCAGGCCGCCATCGCGATTCGACTCATGCCCGATGAGACGCGAGCATCGGTTCCCATCGTGGCGATCTCGGCGCACAGCGAACCAACTCTGGCTGTCTCCTGTATTGATGCCGGTATGGATGATCTCTTGTTGAAGCCACTGACAGCCGAAGTGCTCCTCCAGAGTGTTGAACAAATCGCAGTTCGATCACGTCAGCGGGAACAGTGGAGATTACTGCACCCGGATTATATTCCTCAGGCGAAAGCATTCGCAGAATCTTTAGGCGGCCGAAATCACTCCAGCAAAGAACCCGCAGATCCAACTCGCTTAGTCAAAAAGAAGTCCTTTTTCGACAACAATCATGACTCACTCCGGCAGCAAACGATGAACCAAAGGCCACAGGAATCAAGGCCTTTGCAAAATCGATCGCGCGAAGATTGGTCGGAGAATTCCGAGTCGCATTGTCGAGAATTGCAGGAATTCACACCTCGCTTCTCGTATGAAATGTCGGATCGGCAGTCTCAGTCTGAGACCTTAACGACCAGTCAGCCGCTCTTCGATGCGGAACGTGTGATGAGGAATCTGGGAGTCGACCGCAATCTGCTCATGATGCTGGCGGGTTTCTTTATCGAATCTGTGCCACCTATGCTGCAGGATCTCACATCAGCAAATGAACGGCAAAACGCTGCTGATATGCAACGGAAAGCTCATAGTTTGCGAGGACTTGCGGCCACATTCAGCCCGCCAGAGATTCTGGATCTGGCCCGACAGATCGAACTCGCTGCTCAGAACGGCCATATCGAGGAAGCCGCAGAATTGTTGCCGTACCTTCGTCAGGGATTAGCACAGCTCACAACCGAATTGCAGTCTTATCGACAATCGGAACTCGATGACTCTCAGTCGTGA